AATGATGAATTTGCAACAAAACGGCAAGAGAAGATGCTTAAGACGAACACAAACTGGTCCATGGTAGAGTGAAAGATTGGATTATGATCTCACAGTTGAAatctatgtatataaaatataaaaattgtgtTGTAGATTGAGTCTCTTGTAGATTTAGATTAGCACTTGAAAAGCATGATCTATTGTTTCTCTTATTAAAACATCATGCCCAGTTAGGGAGGTTGAGCACAATACCATCAGAATATGTTTGAGCATGCGTCCAATTTCATGCCATCGTTGGTtacatcatttttattttcttttctttttacgcGCCATTGTTCAGTAGAATCCGAATTTGATTCGGTGAGAGATTGAAGCGTTTGTATTCAATATATGCCTTCCTCGTTTTCGGACTATTATAAGGGTCTGGGTTTTGGTGTTCAGTATAGTTGTAAGAGCGCCCATTCTAAACTTTATCCCCTAAAGTGGAAGGCTCATTTTTATTTATCATCGTCTAATCCGACATTCAATAACCAGATGTCTTCATATTGAAGAATATCATCACATCACTTTCAGTATAACTATCAGTACAGTTGACGATGCAAAGTTTCTCAAATCTCAACAGAGAAATCTCACCTTTTTCAGGGAATCTCAAATTATGATTGGATATGGCAAGGTAAAACCAATAAAAAATACAGCATCCCCTGCTCAATAGAGCTCAGGAGAATACAATCGAATATTAGTCCTGGTGGTAGAATTGAAATCCGTGAAGTTGTAGTTGCTCGCCATTTGCCACTCAATCAGAATAATGATGAACAGCGGAAATATGGAGGGAGGACCAGAAACTTTTTTCTCTTACAGTTACAATGATGTCTCATGGTAATATGGTAGCCTGAATGACATTACATAAGTAAAATATTGGCTTAATTATCCTATCAATTCCTATAATTTCATTAAATgtgtaattaagtttttatatttttaaaaacttttatcagaattttgacattatttttaattttataattaggtatTTCACatataaaaaacattaaaattaatagaatatttctcttaaaaaatatatgaCCAAAAATCTAATTAGATCCTTAATCGTGGATTCTTTCAATTTGCGAAAAAACATTCTATTAACTTAACATATTTTACACTGAAAAAATTCTAATtgcaaaactaaaaataatgTAAGGACTCAATTGAAAGCTTTTAAAGTAGAGAAACTTAATtacaaatttggtaaaactaCAAAGAGTCACATAGTAATTAAACCTAGAATATTAGCATTTCTACAACACAACTGGGATTGGATTTGATCTTATAGATGATGTTCCTAAATCTCTCGCTCTAATAATCTAGCCAAGAATCTACATCCACTAGGAACAGCTGGAAGTGAACTTCGTGCCCTTCCAGGAGATCATCTTCCTGCGATCCCTTCCTCTAAATGATCTTGCCAGAAAGCTGCCGGTGACAGGCTTACACAAGCCAACATCAACCAAGGTAGTACTACTTGTCCTTTCAGATGTTGGTGATGCATCATCCAAATAATGGTCGAACAACATAGCAAGACAGCGCACTTGATGAGCCAATACATAATTTTGCTGGTCGACTGGTAGCATCTTTAGAATGTGAAGATTGACCTAGAGTAAGAAAATAAATCAAGATAAGCGTTACTAGGATTGATATATCAGATGGTTTCCTCCATATTTCTTCTATTTATATTCTAACTCTTGTTCTGTTGGGTCAAGGATTTTTCTATAAAACATACAAAGCAAATTATGGCTATGCATAGAAATTTATTGTAGTAACACTAACTTTTGTTGAGCCCTAAGTTACTCACCTCTGCTTCCATAGCACGTAGTTCATTGTACCACTCCAATCCATCATTCTGATAATGGTCTCCCCCAGTGGATAGGCAGCGTAGACTCAGTGCAAAAAGTGGAGGCCTTAGAGGATACTCCATACTGATATTGATCTGCCAAAGAAAGGAGGAAGGTGGAAAATGCTAAACTGGTCTTGGGAATGAAATTCAGCAGATAAAAGGAAGGGTTTTGTTTACCTTTGCCTCTAAATTCACATTTGACTCATCTGCACTGAATTTTCTGCTGAGAACAAGGGAAAATTCCTTGACCCCACAGTCCATCCATGACACAGACTTTCTGCCATAATGATACGATTCTATATCTTCATCTTCCTGTTCAATTTGTGCTGGCTCATCAATATCACTTTCAATTTCTTCGAATTTTTTGAAGCTTTGTGACCTAACATTAATCAGTGAAGGTGTGACACTTTTTGAAATTAAGGTAATTTGCTTGGAGTGATCTAACTTAGACATGTTGGGAATCAATGTTGGGAGCTCCCCATCTTCTGTTATACTCTCCAGTTCTTCCTTTGTGGCAACAGAATGTTCAGCTCTATCAATATCCATTGCTTCTGGAGCATGCTCATCTTTATCCATGAGAGCTGGAGTTGAAGCCACGCGAGGTACATCTATGGCTCGTATGGGTGACCAAACATTCAAATTGCACAAAGGAGCGTGCAAAGCCCACGGAACACTCTTACAGGACAAAAAAGGCCATTCAAGCTTTGTCAGAGATTCTAGTTGTTCCCTGTAAGGCAATTGTAAAAAAAATCCACCATTATAAATTTGAATCTCCGCGATAAGAAGATAACCAGAGATCTCAACAAAAGAATGCAATTTCACTAAATGAACCAAAAGCAATGATATTAGACAAAGGAAACCCACTACTGTAATTCACAAAAGGGGAATATTATGATGATAGTCACAGCAAACAATCTAAGCAAAAGCACAAAAGCAAAATTCCAGTTGATCAAGACTATTGTAATTATCTTCACAAGGGTCCTTCATATTCTAGAACTGTAAACATATTAGACCAGCAACTCACAATAGAGCCAAGTGAGCTTTTCTCCTTGAGCGAATTCTTTGCAGAACTGTCTGTACTCTGTTCTGCTGGCGATATAATGAAAGACCAGATACAACATCATCACTCTTGGCTGCTCCACTATTGTCAGAAGTTCCATGACCAGTATGAAGCAACGGGGACACCTCAGACAGGAAGTCCAGTCCTGCTAGGTGCTGAGCCCATTTGTAAGGACGTGAAGTCCTTTGATTATTGAATGTAGCATCATCCCCAACAAAGAGTTTGGCTGACTACATCAccatcaaaatataaaaataaatggcaTGAGTAAAAAACAAATGAAAGATGGAGATAGATAAatgtgaagagagagagagagagagagagagagagagagagagagagagagagagagagagagagagagagagagagaggcaggGGGGGGGGGGTTTAAAAAACATGTAAAGAAGGCAGCCTGACCTGGTGAGGAAGCTCGAGCCCTGTATCATTGGGGAATAAATTGCATAAGATGTCATTTTCAAGACCATCATTAGATCCTTCTATTCCAACACATACAATATTCAACTTCACCAAATACTCAAACTTCAGAGTAATGAGTCTTGTAGACTTAGTATCAGATGCCTCATCGTCATACACATGGATAATTACTTTAAGCGGGTGAGCCTGAAATATTCCTGCTTGATCAAGACTCTCCTTGCCTTGAACCCTCCTTGGCCTTTTTCTTCGCCTttgatcatcttcttcttcatccggTGCATCATCTTCCAATTTGGAACTCTCCGTAGCAGAGGAAATACCTGCGCAGTAGAATCTAATGACAGTTAACCATCCAGAGCAAATCTAAttaacaataaatataaattcGAAAAGGTCTTCAGGACCAAAATATTCATACGATCAAGAATCTACAAGCTATCTGAGGTCCATGCATTTCATAAAAAGCAAATGTTATCCATTTAACTAAGCAAAGGAAACATGAACTGAAGACCATTAATAAACATGGCATTCAATACTGTCCAGAATGATATCGTTTAAGTGATGGAATGATTTCAAGTTAAATCACCAAAACAAAACCAAAATAGATTtaaaaaaagagggaaaaaagCTATATATAATGTTACAATAATTGATTATAGTCCTGTGTGGATAAAATCAATAATGAATTCcatgccaaaaaaaaaaactgcaagtTACAATATCAACTCCAAATTACCAGTGTCATTGTGAGCTTGTTGACGAGCAAAAGCTTGAGCATCTTTCAGGCTTCCTATAATCTCCAGATCAATGGATTCACCAAAGGCTTCCTTTTGAGCAAACAGCTGTGAATAAATCACATAAAGAGAAGGTGGAAGCAGCTCTGCTGAATGATGCTGCTTCAGTTTCTTAGTATGAAGCACTCCTAGTTGGTTTTGTACAGGTAACGATGCTTTCTTAAGAGACTTAAGATGCGAGGGGAGACTTGTCAGGAACTTCTTTCGGTTTGCTATACTCTCCAGAAggcttttctttttctgttcCAGTTTCTCATGAAGTTTGCAGAGCTCTTTGCGCTGATAAAAAATTGCATATATGAAATGAATTATAAGCTTCTCTATTGCTATTCACAAGATTAAAACCCAAAGATAGGAAGATTGCTCAACCAGTCAGGatagaagaatgaaaaagtgaaagATTCTTTTCAACTTTAACGTGGTACAACTAGAAGCTTGCTAAAATCATTCAATAATCAACACTACAAAATCAGCAACCTCTAGCTTATCAATATAATAATTTTGGTAAAAGCAGAGGCACCCAATATGAATGAACTCGAATAAAATCTTGCTATGAGACATCAAACAACAACTATCAGTCTCTCTACTCTCTAGTATTCTTTCTAACGAATATCCAGATGGCCATTCCCTTAAATTACTTCATTATTGAACCCACCTACTTAAATATTGCCAAACACACAGAACAGGTAAGATACGCACCTGGAATAACTCAAAATTGAGCCTCTGAAGCATGAGATTATGAGCAGCGTCATTCGACAAAACAGAGTCCTTGATATCTTTAGGAGCGTCATGGAAGAACTCTTCCTCAGGAACAAGCTCAATGTCAGGATACTTAGACTTGAAATCATTGCAAGCTTTAATCGCCTTAACATAGTGACTCTTCTCGTACATCAGGTTATGAAGCTGCAGCGTCGTTAAGTCCACCGGTGCCTTGGCGCGTTCCGTTTCCGATTTGACACGGTCTTCCTCCGTCAGAATAGACCTATTCGCCTGAAACAAACAGGcgtattcaaatttcaattttgaatttgCACCAGAAAAAAAAACACTTAGAGGAGTGAAGGGGGACCTGGCGGAGAGTAACAAAGTGAAGGAACATCTGAGTAATGAGCTCGCGAAGGAGGTGCTTGGGTTTGGCGTGTTTCTTGATAGAGAGGATTTCGGTGACAATGTTTTCGACGGAGGTCTTGCTGTTCTGCAGCATTTCGTAGGGTGATTCCTCTGGCGTGCGGTTTTGTGAGGAATGCGAAAATCCTTGGTCGTCTTCCTCCACCGCATGTGCTGAAACTTCCTCTATCTCACCATCTTCCATTATTTTCGAATCAAATCAACGCTTCTCCCTtcactctcttctcttcttctgtgACTGACGAATCAAACACCAAAATCTTACTTCTTCACTTCACTTCTGCTTATTACACTCAATTCCCCTCAAGGCCTCAACCCTTCCCAGTTCCTATCAAGGTTGCGGGAACAGGACCAGTCAGTGAATTGGTGAAGTGATTGGTTCAATAGTTCAACCAAAGTCGAACCATGGTTGaaaccaatttaattaaatataaaataaaattattaaaaattcaatataaaatttaaaatatttaaatttaataatttctaggttattaaaaatcaaaatt
This region of Arachis hypogaea cultivar Tifrunner chromosome 8, arahy.Tifrunner.gnm2.J5K5, whole genome shotgun sequence genomic DNA includes:
- the LOC112705854 gene encoding THO complex subunit 5A, which encodes MEDGEIEEVSAHAVEEDDQGFSHSSQNRTPEESPYEMLQNSKTSVENIVTEILSIKKHAKPKHLLRELITQMFLHFVTLRQANRSILTEEDRVKSETERAKAPVDLTTLQLHNLMYEKSHYVKAIKACNDFKSKYPDIELVPEEEFFHDAPKDIKDSVLSNDAAHNLMLQRLNFELFQRKELCKLHEKLEQKKKSLLESIANRKKFLTSLPSHLKSLKKASLPVQNQLGVLHTKKLKQHHSAELLPPSLYVIYSQLFAQKEAFGESIDLEIIGSLKDAQAFARQQAHNDTGISSATESSKLEDDAPDEEEDDQRRRKRPRRVQGKESLDQAGIFQAHPLKVIIHVYDDEASDTKSTRLITLKFEYLVKLNIVCVGIEGSNDGLENDILCNLFPNDTGLELPHQSAKLFVGDDATFNNQRTSRPYKWAQHLAGLDFLSEVSPLLHTGHGTSDNSGAAKSDDVVSGLSLYRQQNRVQTVLQRIRSRRKAHLALLEQLESLTKLEWPFLSCKSVPWALHAPLCNLNVWSPIRAIDVPRVASTPALMDKDEHAPEAMDIDRAEHSVATKEELESITEDGELPTLIPNMSKLDHSKQITLISKSVTPSLINVRSQSFKKFEEIESDIDEPAQIEQEDEDIESYHYGRKSVSWMDCGVKEFSLVLSRKFSADESNVNLEAKINISMEYPLRPPLFALSLRCLSTGGDHYQNDGLEWYNELRAMEAEVNLHILKMLPVDQQNYVLAHQVRCLAMLFDHYLDDASPTSERTSSTTLVDVGLCKPVTGSFLARSFRGRDRRKMISWKGTKFTSSCS